TGGACGTCAACAAAGACGGGTGTGAATCCGGCCTGAAGGACGGCATTAGCGGTGGCTACAAAAGACAGGGCGGGGACAATGACTTCATCGCCGCGCCGAGCACCGTAATCATAGAGCACGGCAAGAGCCAGAGCGATAGCATCGGTGCCGGTGCTTACAGCCACACTCTCTTTTACGCCTGTAAGAGCTGCAAACTTATTTTCAAACTCTCTGACATACTTACCGCTTGAGAGCCTGTTTTTTTCAAGTATTTCTTTTATTAACTCTTTAGACTTCTCTGTTACCGATATTGTGCCGAAGGGGATTCTCATTTTCTCAGCCAACCACATCAGGATGTAAAATAACCTCATACCGCTTACCAAAGACCATAACCGTGTAGTCAGCCGTTTTCATGATTATAAATAATAGTGTTTTTTGACAATAAAATGCAACTTTATGGGATGACCGGAAATCCGACATAGAGGTAAGACCACTGTTTCTCAGAGATGAGGGCAGAACACGAGCCCATGTATCTGTAACGATACCGGCATATCTTTTGACAGAGGTAGGGTTCGTTTCGGCGCCGGTTGGGGAGCGGGTTAAACCGTACCAGTTTACGGAGAGTGCTGTTAAAAAAATTTTGAAAGATATTTGAAAAGACAAATACATTACTAAAGTCCATAAGTAAAATCCCGAAAAGTATTTAATGAATAACAAAAAATTTAAAAAATTGTCTACTAAGGAGTAAATAATGAGTGAAAGCAAATTTAAAACTCTCCGACACATCGAGACGGTAAGGAACTATCTTAATAAAGTTATTAGTGAACTATTAGACAGATCAGAGCATCACGACAAAACTAAACTAGAATCACCAGAAGCCGAACAATTCGAAAAATATACCCCATTACTTAGAGATACTACATATGGCTCTGATAAATATAAAAAATATATGGGAGAAATGTCTGTAGCAATAAAGCATCATAATGAACATAACAGCCATCATCCTGAACATTTTATAAATGGAATTCATGATATGACCTTAATTGACTTGATAGAAATGTTATGTGATTGGAAAGCAGCAACCCTTAGACATAATGATGGTGATATTATTAGAAGCATAGATATCAACCAACAACGATTTGGATACTCAAATGAATTAAAAAATATATTAGTAAACACTGCAAATTGGATAAATTCGCAAAGAGTTTTTCACAAAGCTATTGAGAGTTAAAAATAATATATGTATTGGGAAAAACCGTGTGGCCCGTCTTATGAGAGAAAACGGCAAGTGCTTAATTGTATTTCAGATTCATCTTTAGCATAAGGCAGATGTTCAAATTTAAAAAACCAATACATGTGGATCAGTTGCTTGAAGGTATTATATTTTGTGTGGGTGTGAGAAAGGATAGATGATGGAAGACAACATATTATTGTCCTGAGATGCAACCATTTCTTACAACCCACTACACAAGGTCTGATTATACACTCTTTTCCAAAAACCCCTGCAACTCATCTACCGAACCGGCTTTCTTGATAAGGTTCTTGAATTCCTCTAATTTATCTATAGTATTTATAGCCTTTACCATATTCATCAACTCAAGTCCGGCATAACCATATTTGAGTTCAAGTCCTAATTCGATACCCTCAATTAACCCAGCCATTTTACCCTCAGACAACCCTTCTCGTTTACCTTTCTGTTCACCAGCAAACAACCCCTTTTCCACACCTTCCTTATAAATATCACTATCAGCTAAATCAATCGTTATCGGCATTTTCTCCACCTCCTGTCTAACCTTATTATACAATTTCCTTAAATCTGAAAGATAGAACAATTTCAAAATGTAATCCTTTCTCTCTTTAAGCGGCAGTA
This genomic window from Nitrospirae bacterium YQR-1 contains:
- a CDS encoding DUF5662 family protein, encoding MSESKFKTLRHIETVRNYLNKVISELLDRSEHHDKTKLESPEAEQFEKYTPLLRDTTYGSDKYKKYMGEMSVAIKHHNEHNSHHPEHFINGIHDMTLIDLIEMLCDWKAATLRHNDGDIIRSIDINQQRFGYSNELKNILVNTANWINSQRVFHKAIES